The Janthinobacterium lividum genome has a window encoding:
- a CDS encoding cbb3-type cytochrome c oxidase subunit 3, with amino-acid sequence MAIENLFDSASSVMTVVSFTTFVGILWWTFSRSNSDFDAAARLPFADDALDYPAEAEMSVAKERNHG; translated from the coding sequence ATGGCAATCGAAAACCTGTTTGACAGCGCCAGCAGCGTCATGACGGTGGTTTCCTTTACGACGTTCGTGGGCATCCTGTGGTGGACGTTCAGCCGCAGCAATAGCGATTTCGACGCGGCGGCACGCTTGCCGTTCGCCGATGACGCATTGGACTATCCGGCCGAGGCCGAGATGAGCGTGGCGAAGGAGCGCAACCATGGCTGA
- the ccoN gene encoding cytochrome-c oxidase, cbb3-type subunit I, translating to MDQSLNYNYKIVKQFAVATVVWGIIGMLVGVIIAAQLAWPALNLDIPWLTYGRLRPLHTNAVIFAFGICGLFATSYYVVQRTCQVRLFSDKLAAFTFWGWQAVILCAVVSLPMGLTRGKEYAELEWPIAILIAVVWIAYAIVFFGTLIKRKVKHIYVANWFFGAYILAVTILHVVNGAVMPASFTKSYSAYAGVQDAMIQWWYGHNAVGFILTAGYLGMVYYFIPKQAERPVYSYRLSIVHFWALIFTYMWAGPHHLHYTALPDWTQSIGMVFSLVLLAPSWGGMINGIMTLSGAWHKLRTDPILKFMIVSLSFYGIATFEGPMMSIKTINSLSHYTDWTVAHVHAGALGWVGFITMGSIYYLLPRLAGRTQMHSTRLVDVHFWVATIGIVLYIAAMWIAGVMQGLMWRAVNPDGTLTYTFVESVKATYPYYVVRVAGGLLYLSGMCIMGYNTWMTLRGSKLPVARIPELNAAHA from the coding sequence GTGGATCAATCGCTGAACTATAACTACAAGATCGTGAAGCAATTCGCGGTCGCTACTGTGGTATGGGGCATCATCGGCATGCTGGTTGGCGTTATCATCGCCGCTCAGCTAGCCTGGCCTGCCCTGAACCTCGACATACCTTGGCTGACATACGGACGTTTGCGTCCGCTGCACACGAATGCGGTGATTTTCGCCTTCGGCATCTGCGGCCTGTTCGCCACCTCGTACTACGTTGTCCAGCGCACCTGCCAGGTGCGCCTGTTTTCCGACAAGCTGGCTGCTTTCACCTTCTGGGGCTGGCAAGCGGTGATCCTGTGCGCAGTCGTCAGCCTGCCCATGGGCCTGACCCGCGGCAAGGAATACGCGGAACTGGAATGGCCTATCGCCATCCTCATCGCCGTCGTCTGGATCGCCTACGCCATCGTGTTCTTCGGCACCCTGATCAAGCGCAAGGTCAAGCACATCTACGTGGCCAACTGGTTCTTCGGCGCCTACATCCTGGCCGTGACGATTTTGCACGTGGTCAATGGCGCCGTCATGCCAGCCTCGTTCACCAAATCGTATTCCGCCTATGCGGGCGTGCAGGACGCCATGATCCAGTGGTGGTACGGCCATAACGCGGTGGGTTTCATCCTGACCGCCGGCTACCTGGGCATGGTCTACTACTTCATCCCGAAACAGGCCGAGCGCCCCGTGTACTCGTACCGTTTGTCCATCGTCCACTTCTGGGCGCTGATCTTCACCTACATGTGGGCGGGCCCGCATCACCTGCACTACACGGCCTTGCCTGACTGGACACAATCGATCGGCATGGTCTTCTCGCTGGTCCTGCTGGCACCAAGCTGGGGCGGCATGATCAACGGCATCATGACCCTGTCGGGCGCCTGGCACAAGCTGCGCACCGATCCGATCCTGAAATTCATGATCGTCTCGCTGTCGTTCTACGGCATCGCCACCTTCGAAGGTCCGATGATGTCGATCAAGACCATCAACTCGCTGTCGCACTACACCGACTGGACCGTTGCCCACGTGCATGCGGGCGCCCTGGGCTGGGTGGGCTTCATCACCATGGGTTCGATCTACTACCTGCTGCCGCGCCTGGCGGGCCGCACGCAGATGCACAGCACGCGCCTGGTCGACGTGCACTTCTGGGTGGCCACCATCGGCATCGTGCTGTACATCGCCGCCATGTGGATCGCCGGCGTGATGCAGGGCCTGATGTGGCGCGCGGTCAATCCGGACGGCACCCTGACCTACACCTTTGTCGAGAGCGTAAAAGCGACGTATCCGTACTACGTGGTGCGCGTGGCCGGCGGCCTGCTGTACCTGTCGGGTATGTGCATCATGGGCTACAACACCTGGATGACGCTGCGCGGCAGCAAACTCCCCGTCGCCCGCATTCCGGAACTGAACGCGGCGCACGCCTGA
- the ccoS gene encoding cbb3-type cytochrome oxidase assembly protein CcoS — protein MEALYLLIPLSVVVVFIALWVYFTASDSGQFDDLVGPGLRVLQDDDTPAKPAPDEPHP, from the coding sequence ATGGAAGCACTGTACCTGCTCATCCCCTTAAGCGTCGTGGTCGTCTTCATCGCCCTGTGGGTGTATTTCACAGCCTCGGACAGCGGCCAGTTCGACGACCTCGTCGGACCGGGCCTGCGCGTGCTGCAGGACGACGATACGCCGGCCAAGCCGGCGCCCGACGAACCGCATCCCTGA
- a CDS encoding sulfite exporter TauE/SafE family protein, which translates to MNALSLLPLFMVGLAGSVHCIGMCGGIVGALSLSGGAPAAPVRPVISIAVARPAPHTNVLRVLAYNGGRIASYMLAGAMAGSLAGAGMLHLASLQVAGYWLANLMLVALGLYLMDAWRGLAHLEAAGNIVWRRVRPLLKPLMPMDTPLKALAVGGLWGWVPCGMVYSALLTAMLQGSALNGAAAMAAFGLGTLPTLLGMGLLGTRLRAQMQRRPVRIASGLLVLSFGLLGLLRAANGVSLGWLDALCVTGHP; encoded by the coding sequence ATGAATGCCTTGAGCCTCTTGCCGCTGTTCATGGTCGGCCTGGCCGGCAGCGTGCACTGCATCGGCATGTGCGGCGGCATCGTCGGCGCCCTGTCGCTCAGCGGCGGCGCACCGGCGGCACCTGTCCGCCCGGTCATTTCCATCGCCGTGGCGCGCCCCGCGCCGCACACCAACGTGCTGCGCGTACTGGCGTATAACGGCGGGCGCATAGCCAGCTACATGCTGGCCGGCGCCATGGCCGGCAGCCTGGCGGGCGCCGGCATGCTGCACCTGGCGTCCCTGCAAGTGGCCGGCTACTGGCTGGCCAACCTGATGCTCGTCGCGCTGGGCCTGTACCTGATGGATGCCTGGCGCGGCCTGGCCCATCTGGAAGCGGCCGGCAATATCGTCTGGCGCCGCGTGCGCCCCCTGTTGAAACCCCTGATGCCGATGGACACGCCACTCAAGGCGCTGGCCGTGGGTGGCCTGTGGGGCTGGGTGCCGTGCGGCATGGTCTACAGCGCCTTGCTGACGGCCATGCTGCAAGGCTCGGCCCTGAACGGCGCGGCCGCCATGGCCGCCTTCGGCCTGGGCACCCTCCCGACCCTGCTGGGCATGGGCTTGCTGGGCACGCGGCTGCGCGCGCAGATGCAGCGCCGTCCCGTGCGCATCGCCAGCGGCTTGCTGGTGCTGAGCTTTGGCTTGCTGGGCCTGCTGCGCGCCGCGAATGGCGTCTCGCTGGGCTGGCTCGACGCCCTGTGCGTCACGGGCCATCCATGA
- the ccoP gene encoding cytochrome-c oxidase, cbb3-type subunit III, with protein sequence MADFTNGFWNIYIIVLSLLGIIGCGILLYSQSKIKVVEGAPADGTTGHVWDEDLKELNTPMPRWWMWLFYITIVFALAYLFLYPGLGNYAGSLGWKSTGQYEEELKKAEADYGPLFNKYLSQDLKTVAADPQAQAIGQRLFLTYCAQCHGSDARGNKGFPNLTDKDWLYGGEPDIIKTTIMHGRNGQMPPMGAALGSEKDVENVAHYVLSLSGSTSDPVKSVLGKAKFGACMACHGADAKGNQMLGSPNLTDKIWLYGGSADTIMETVRKGRSNTMPAFSDFLGESKVHVLSAYVWSLSNPQTPVK encoded by the coding sequence ATGGCTGATTTTACCAATGGCTTCTGGAATATCTACATCATCGTGCTGTCCCTGCTGGGCATCATCGGCTGCGGCATCCTGCTGTACTCGCAGTCGAAAATCAAAGTGGTCGAGGGCGCCCCCGCCGACGGCACCACGGGCCACGTCTGGGACGAGGACTTGAAGGAACTCAACACGCCGATGCCGCGCTGGTGGATGTGGCTGTTCTACATCACCATCGTTTTCGCGCTGGCCTACCTGTTCCTGTATCCGGGCCTGGGCAACTATGCCGGCAGCCTGGGCTGGAAATCGACGGGCCAGTACGAGGAAGAGCTGAAGAAGGCGGAAGCCGACTACGGTCCCCTGTTCAACAAGTACCTGAGCCAGGACTTGAAGACGGTGGCCGCCGATCCGCAGGCGCAAGCCATCGGCCAGCGTTTGTTCCTGACCTACTGCGCACAATGCCACGGTTCGGATGCGCGCGGCAACAAGGGCTTCCCCAACCTGACCGACAAGGACTGGCTGTATGGCGGTGAACCCGACATCATCAAGACCACCATCATGCACGGCCGCAATGGGCAGATGCCTCCGATGGGCGCCGCCCTGGGCTCCGAAAAGGATGTCGAGAACGTGGCCCATTATGTGCTGAGCCTGTCCGGTTCGACCTCGGACCCTGTCAAATCCGTGCTGGGCAAGGCCAAGTTTGGCGCCTGCATGGCCTGTCACGGCGCCGATGCGAAGGGCAACCAGATGCTGGGTTCACCGAACCTGACGGACAAGATCTGGCTGTACGGCGGCAGCGCCGATACCATCATGGAAACCGTACGCAAGGGACGCAGCAACACCATGCCGGCCTTCAGCGATTTCCTCGGCGAATCCAAGGTACACGTGCTGTCGGCGTATGTCTGGAGCCTGTCGAATCCCCAGACGCCCGTGAAATGA
- a CDS encoding methyl-accepting chemotaxis protein, which produces MRQNLPVTNREVLVLDDQAIVSKTDMNGNIVYVNPYFSQVSGFSEAELLGSPQNIVRHPDMPAEAFADLWASIQAGTPWTGLVKNRCKNGDFYWVRANVTPIREAGKTIGYMSVRVKADKDQVKAAEEAYAAIRNKEGGNIVIKNGQIVRPGLAHLLHKLTHMSLNLRIWAATSIVNCLQLLVCVISLFASGGKITNYAIFGATLFGFLINVFLWYTLRMSVLKPLGKALNGARAIAAGDLSGSFETESTDEMGQLLRALQQMNSNLIATIRDVRINVETMAVATKQIAVGNMDLSGRTESQAASLEETASSIEEFSSTVKQNADNSVQANELAVAASKVAVQGGEIVAEVITTMDEINTSSKKIVDIIGLIEGIAFQTNILALNAAVEAARAGEQGRGFAVVAGEVRNLAQRSSVAAKDIKQLIEISVGKVGAGMLQVNRAGATMEQVVSSVKQVTAIMQEISIASREQSIGVDQVNQAIAHMDQVTQQNAALVEEAAAAATRLAEEAASLSQAVSLFNFGKMPPPRRVVMPGGKGGAANTGKPAALKRLAA; this is translated from the coding sequence ATGCGCCAAAATTTGCCAGTGACTAACCGTGAAGTCCTCGTCTTGGACGATCAGGCCATCGTGTCGAAAACGGATATGAACGGCAATATCGTGTATGTGAACCCGTACTTCAGTCAGGTCAGCGGCTTCAGCGAGGCAGAGCTGCTCGGTTCGCCCCAAAACATCGTGCGCCACCCGGACATGCCGGCCGAAGCGTTTGCCGACCTGTGGGCCTCGATCCAGGCCGGCACGCCGTGGACGGGCCTGGTCAAGAACCGCTGCAAGAACGGCGACTTTTACTGGGTGCGCGCCAACGTCACGCCCATCCGCGAAGCGGGCAAGACCATCGGCTACATGTCGGTGCGCGTAAAAGCCGACAAAGACCAGGTCAAGGCGGCCGAGGAAGCCTATGCGGCCATCCGCAACAAGGAAGGCGGCAACATCGTCATCAAGAACGGGCAGATCGTGCGCCCTGGCCTGGCGCATTTGCTGCACAAGCTGACGCACATGTCGCTCAACCTGCGCATCTGGGCCGCCACCTCCATCGTCAACTGTTTGCAATTGCTGGTGTGCGTCATCAGCCTGTTCGCCAGCGGCGGCAAGATCACCAATTACGCCATCTTCGGCGCCACCCTGTTCGGCTTCCTGATCAACGTTTTCCTCTGGTACACCTTGCGCATGTCCGTGCTCAAGCCGCTGGGCAAGGCCTTGAACGGCGCGCGGGCGATTGCCGCCGGCGACCTGTCGGGCAGTTTCGAGACGGAAAGCACGGATGAAATGGGGCAATTGCTGCGCGCGCTGCAACAGATGAACAGCAACCTGATCGCCACCATCCGCGACGTGCGCATCAACGTGGAAACTATGGCCGTGGCCACCAAGCAAATCGCCGTCGGCAATATGGACCTCTCGGGCCGCACGGAATCGCAGGCGGCCAGCCTGGAAGAGACGGCCTCGAGCATCGAGGAATTCTCGTCGACGGTGAAACAGAACGCGGACAACTCGGTGCAGGCGAACGAGCTGGCCGTGGCCGCCTCGAAAGTGGCCGTGCAGGGCGGCGAAATCGTGGCCGAAGTGATCACCACCATGGACGAGATCAACACCTCGTCGAAGAAAATCGTCGACATCATCGGCTTGATCGAAGGCATCGCCTTCCAGACCAACATCCTGGCCCTGAACGCGGCAGTGGAAGCGGCGCGGGCTGGCGAGCAGGGCCGGGGCTTCGCCGTGGTGGCGGGCGAAGTGCGCAACCTGGCGCAGCGCTCGTCCGTGGCGGCCAAGGATATCAAGCAACTCATTGAAATTTCCGTCGGCAAGGTGGGCGCCGGCATGCTGCAGGTGAACCGCGCCGGCGCCACCATGGAACAAGTGGTCAGCTCGGTCAAGCAGGTAACGGCCATCATGCAGGAAATTTCCATCGCTTCGCGCGAACAAAGCATCGGCGTCGACCAGGTCAACCAGGCCATCGCCCACATGGACCAGGTGACACAGCAAAACGCGGCCCTGGTGGAAGAAGCCGCCGCGGCTGCCACGCGCCTGGCGGAAGAAGCGGCCAGCCTGTCGCAAGCCGTGAGCCTGTTCAATTTCGGCAAGATGCCGCCACCGCGCCGCGTCGTCATGCCTGGCGGCAAGGGAGGCGCCGCGAACACCGGCAAACCCGCCGCTCTGAAACGCCTGGCCGCCTAA
- the ccoG gene encoding cytochrome c oxidase accessory protein CcoG has protein sequence MEPQVIKMYAAREQIYPREAKGRYATWRWVCVWLTQLAFYGLPWLTWNGRQALLFDLTTRKFYIFGVVLWPQDFIYLAALLIICAYLLFLVTAIAGRVWCGFSCPQTVYTEIFLWVERRIEGTRSARMALDKQGPSVRKAFKKTAKHLVWGAIALWTGFTFVGYFTPIKELAHAVTTLNFGPWEWFWVLFYSLATYGNAGWLREQVCKYMCPYARFQSAMFDQDTLIITYDTKRGEPRGALSKKAGNNDKLGDCIDCTLCVQVCPTGIDIRNGLQYECIGCAACVDACNSVMDKVDRPRGLVRYSTDHAMENNFNSKQIRQRAMRPRVLIYTSILALIIIAVCTSLALRTPLKMDVIRDRGSMGREVEDGMIENVYRLQIMNTSEQTQHFKISASGLPGLTLLTREEVTLQPTETLGWPIRLRVPHGVGEKGSNKIAIELHSLDDPSLHVRESAVFIVPR, from the coding sequence ATGGAACCTCAAGTCATCAAGATGTATGCGGCCCGCGAGCAAATCTACCCTCGCGAGGCCAAAGGACGCTACGCTACCTGGCGATGGGTATGCGTATGGCTTACCCAGCTGGCGTTCTACGGCTTGCCGTGGTTGACCTGGAATGGCAGGCAAGCCCTGCTGTTCGATTTGACCACGCGCAAGTTCTACATTTTCGGCGTCGTGCTGTGGCCCCAGGATTTCATCTATCTGGCGGCCCTGCTGATCATCTGTGCGTATTTGTTGTTCCTCGTCACGGCTATTGCCGGGCGGGTGTGGTGCGGGTTCTCTTGCCCGCAAACGGTATACACGGAAATTTTCCTGTGGGTCGAACGCCGCATCGAGGGCACGCGCAGCGCGCGCATGGCCCTCGACAAGCAAGGCCCCTCCGTGCGCAAGGCGTTCAAGAAGACGGCCAAGCACCTGGTATGGGGCGCCATCGCCCTGTGGACGGGCTTTACCTTTGTCGGCTACTTCACGCCGATCAAGGAACTGGCGCACGCGGTGACCACCCTCAATTTCGGTCCTTGGGAATGGTTCTGGGTCTTGTTCTACAGCCTGGCAACCTACGGCAATGCGGGCTGGCTGCGCGAGCAGGTGTGCAAATACATGTGCCCCTACGCGCGCTTCCAGAGCGCCATGTTCGACCAGGACACCCTGATCATCACCTACGATACCAAGCGCGGCGAACCACGTGGCGCACTGAGCAAGAAGGCCGGCAACAACGACAAGCTGGGCGATTGCATCGACTGTACCCTGTGCGTGCAGGTGTGTCCGACCGGTATCGATATCCGCAACGGCCTGCAGTATGAATGCATCGGCTGCGCCGCTTGCGTCGATGCCTGCAACAGCGTGATGGACAAGGTCGACCGGCCGCGTGGCCTGGTACGCTACAGTACCGACCATGCGATGGAAAACAACTTCAATTCGAAGCAGATCCGCCAGCGCGCCATGCGCCCGCGCGTATTGATCTACACTTCCATCCTGGCCCTGATCATCATCGCCGTGTGTACTTCGCTGGCGCTGCGCACGCCCCTGAAAATGGACGTGATCCGCGACCGCGGTTCGATGGGACGCGAAGTGGAAGACGGCATGATCGAAAACGTCTACCGCTTGCAGATCATGAACACGTCGGAGCAAACCCAGCATTTCAAAATCAGCGCTTCCGGCTTGCCGGGCCTGACCTTGCTGACGCGTGAAGAAGTGACCTTGCAGCCGACGGAAACGCTGGGCTGGCCGATCCGCCTGCGCGTACCGCACGGCGTCGGCGAGAAGGGTTCGAACAAGATTGCGATCGAATTGCACTCGCTGGACGACCCATCGCTGCATGTGCGTGAAAGCGCGGTATTCATCGTACCGCGCTAA
- a CDS encoding heavy metal translocating P-type ATPase translates to MNAVLKPSACFHCGLPVPVGSSWNVTIDELPRAMCCPGCEAVAQTIVDIGQSAYYRDRDEYAVNAADATMVPPELRLYSNDDAQFARDASSCEATLSVEGIRCAACVWLIERQLTRLPGVQAASLNVATERLYVRWSRAQCEPGDILQAVRQVGYTAYPYDAVRHGERLQKASKTLGRQLFVAGLSMMQVMMYVAPAYLAEDGTLDDNMASLMRWASLLLTLPAICYSAMPFFQGAWASLRARTLGMDVPVALGILAAFFGSVVATFTGRGEVYYDSATMFIFLLLCSRYFELQARRKAASALERLQHALPASASLMAGFPDNRATTLVPAGSLAVGDIILVKPGEAIAADSVIIEGTSALDLSLLTGESAAQRRKTGERVPGGAINASAALILRVLKPAGESTLSDLLKLIERAGSGKPQIAQWADKVAAWFVLGLLLFAVAVFAFWSWHDPSQAWPVAIAVLVVSCPCALSLATPTALAAATDSLLRRGVLIVQPHVLETLHRATHIVFDKTGTLTLGRPVLRQIEGLGSMTEDDCLQVAAALEAGSAHPLAQAILAAAGEPPQPRTHAEQLQEVQGQGLEGIVDGVRYRLGNAAFVAAIAGPPLGDTAVGMQGMTPLYLGTQGRWLTRFLLSDALRPEAREVVAYFQRRGKQVVLLSGDQEALTQSVASELGINTACGECLPDEKLDFVQQLQATGAVVAMVGDGINDAAVLSGADVSFAMGSGAALAQAHADTVLLSSQLRSVLDTAKTAARSMRIIRENLGWATLYNLTAIPAAALGFLNPWLSGVGMAASSAVVIANALRLRKV, encoded by the coding sequence ATGAATGCTGTTTTAAAACCCTCCGCCTGCTTCCATTGCGGCTTGCCCGTCCCCGTTGGCTCCAGCTGGAACGTCACGATCGACGAGCTGCCGCGCGCCATGTGCTGCCCCGGCTGCGAAGCGGTGGCGCAAACCATCGTCGACATCGGCCAGAGCGCGTATTACCGCGACCGCGATGAATACGCCGTCAACGCTGCCGACGCCACCATGGTGCCGCCCGAGTTGCGCCTGTACAGCAATGACGACGCGCAATTCGCGCGCGACGCCAGCAGCTGCGAAGCGACCCTGTCCGTCGAAGGCATCCGCTGCGCCGCCTGCGTGTGGCTGATCGAGCGCCAGCTGACGCGCCTGCCCGGCGTGCAGGCGGCCAGCCTGAACGTCGCCACGGAGCGCCTGTACGTGCGCTGGAGCCGCGCCCAATGCGAACCGGGCGACATCCTGCAAGCCGTGCGGCAAGTCGGCTACACGGCCTATCCGTATGACGCCGTGCGCCATGGCGAACGCCTGCAAAAAGCCAGCAAGACCCTGGGCCGCCAGCTGTTCGTGGCCGGCCTGTCGATGATGCAGGTGATGATGTACGTGGCGCCCGCCTATCTGGCCGAGGATGGCACCCTGGACGACAATATGGCCAGCCTGATGCGCTGGGCCAGTTTGCTGCTGACCTTGCCGGCCATCTGCTATTCGGCCATGCCGTTTTTCCAGGGCGCCTGGGCCAGCCTGCGCGCGCGCACCCTGGGCATGGACGTGCCCGTGGCGCTGGGCATCCTGGCCGCCTTCTTCGGCAGCGTGGTGGCGACCTTTACGGGCCGCGGCGAGGTGTATTACGACTCGGCCACGATGTTCATTTTTCTACTGCTGTGCAGCCGCTATTTCGAGCTGCAGGCGCGCCGCAAGGCCGCCTCGGCCCTTGAGCGCTTGCAGCATGCGTTGCCCGCGTCCGCGTCGCTGATGGCGGGCTTCCCGGACAACCGCGCCACCACCCTGGTGCCGGCCGGCAGCCTGGCCGTGGGCGACATCATTTTAGTCAAACCGGGCGAGGCGATCGCCGCCGACAGCGTCATCATCGAGGGCACGAGCGCGCTCGATTTATCGCTGCTGACGGGCGAGAGCGCGGCGCAGCGCAGGAAAACGGGCGAACGGGTGCCGGGCGGCGCCATCAATGCGAGTGCGGCGCTCATCTTGCGCGTGCTCAAGCCGGCGGGCGAAAGCACCTTGTCCGACTTGTTGAAACTGATCGAGCGGGCCGGCAGCGGCAAGCCGCAGATCGCGCAGTGGGCCGATAAGGTCGCCGCCTGGTTCGTGCTGGGCCTGCTGCTGTTCGCCGTCGCCGTGTTCGCCTTCTGGAGCTGGCATGACCCGTCGCAGGCCTGGCCCGTGGCCATCGCCGTGCTGGTCGTGTCGTGCCCGTGCGCGCTTTCTCTCGCCACGCCGACGGCGCTGGCGGCCGCCACCGACAGCCTGCTGCGGCGCGGCGTGCTGATCGTCCAGCCGCACGTGCTAGAAACCTTGCACCGCGCCACTCACATCGTCTTCGACAAGACGGGGACCCTGACCCTGGGCCGGCCCGTGCTGCGGCAAATCGAGGGACTCGGCAGCATGACGGAAGACGATTGCCTGCAGGTGGCCGCCGCGCTGGAGGCGGGCAGCGCCCATCCGCTGGCGCAGGCGATCCTGGCAGCAGCAGGGGAACCGCCGCAACCGCGCACGCATGCGGAACAATTACAGGAAGTGCAGGGGCAGGGCCTGGAGGGCATCGTCGACGGCGTGCGCTACCGCCTGGGCAATGCGGCTTTTGTCGCCGCCATCGCCGGGCCGCCGCTGGGCGACACGGCCGTCGGCATGCAGGGCATGACGCCGCTATACCTGGGCACGCAGGGGCGCTGGCTGACGCGCTTCCTGCTCAGCGACGCGCTGCGTCCGGAAGCGCGCGAAGTGGTCGCGTATTTCCAGCGGCGCGGCAAGCAGGTCGTGCTGCTCAGTGGCGACCAGGAAGCGCTGACGCAAAGCGTGGCGTCGGAACTGGGCATCAACACGGCGTGCGGCGAATGCCTGCCCGATGAAAAGCTCGACTTCGTGCAGCAGTTGCAGGCGACGGGGGCCGTGGTGGCGATGGTGGGCGACGGCATCAACGACGCCGCCGTACTGAGCGGTGCCGACGTGTCCTTCGCCATGGGTTCCGGCGCCGCGCTGGCGCAGGCGCATGCGGACACGGTGCTGCTCTCGAGCCAGTTGCGCTCCGTGCTCGACACGGCCAAGACGGCCGCGCGCAGCATGCGCATCATCCGCGAAAACCTGGGCTGGGCAACCCTGTACAATCTGACGGCCATCCCGGCCGCCGCGCTGGGTTTCCTGAACCCCTGGCTGTCCGGCGTCGGCATGGCTGCCAGCTCGGCCGTCGTCATCGCCAACGCCCTGCGCCTGCGGAAAGTCTGA
- the ccoO gene encoding cytochrome-c oxidase, cbb3-type subunit II, with product MKFSHAWIERNPWLLIALVTVVISIGGAVEIVPLFFQKSTTEPVAGLKPYSPLRLAGRDIYVREGCYNCHSQMVRPLRAETERYGHYSVAGEFVYDRPFQWGSKRTGPDLARVGARYSDEWHRTHLNDPRDVVPESNMPAYPWLAKTKLVPDEIMPKMRALKRLGQPYSDEEIAAGPAQLQDKTEEDALVAYLQGLGTLIKTRN from the coding sequence ATGAAATTTTCACATGCATGGATTGAGAGAAACCCCTGGCTGCTGATCGCCCTGGTCACGGTGGTGATCAGCATCGGCGGCGCCGTCGAGATCGTCCCCCTGTTCTTCCAGAAGAGCACAACGGAGCCGGTCGCCGGCCTGAAGCCGTATTCGCCGCTGCGCCTGGCGGGCCGCGACATTTACGTGCGCGAAGGCTGCTACAACTGCCACTCGCAGATGGTGCGTCCGCTGCGCGCGGAAACGGAACGCTATGGCCACTATTCGGTCGCTGGCGAGTTCGTCTACGACCGTCCGTTCCAATGGGGTTCCAAGCGCACGGGGCCCGACCTGGCCCGCGTGGGCGCCCGCTACAGCGATGAATGGCACCGCACGCACTTGAACGACCCGCGCGACGTGGTGCCCGAGTCGAACATGCCGGCCTACCCATGGCTGGCGAAGACCAAGCTGGTGCCTGACGAGATCATGCCGAAGATGCGCGCCCTGAAACGCCTGGGCCAGCCGTACAGCGATGAAGAGATCGCCGCCGGCCCGGCGCAGCTGCAGGACAAGACGGAAGAAGACGCCCTGGTCGCCTATCTGCAAGGCCTCGGTACATTAATCAAAACAAGGAATTAG